ATTCCTGATGCCTTCCCCGGACAGAGTATCTCTGGTGTAATTACCAAAGTCGCCCCCTCCCCTATTCTCCAGGAAAAGATTAATACATTCGAGGTAACTATTACATTAGTCAAAAGTAGTCTTCCTCTACGCAGTGAAATGCTCACTGATGTAGTGATTATTTCTAAGAGAAAAGTGGATGTTCTAAAAATACCGTATGAGGCTACACTTAGTATTGATGATAAATCTTATGTCTTTGTGCTAAAAGATAATAAGGTCATAAAGCAGGAAGTATCTTTGGGACTGCGTAATCCTAATGAAACTGAAGTCCTATCCGGGTTAAAAATAGGAGAAGAAGTAGTCCTGAACCCCCCAGTTGATTTAAAAGATGGGACTAAAATCAAGGTAAAGAAAAATGCTGATTGAATTAAAAAATATTACCAAACTCTATCCAATGGGAAAGGAGAGTTTTTCTGCCTTAAAAAATCTATCGCTTAGGATTGAAAAAGGTGAATTTATTGCCATAATGGGTCCTTCTGGTTCAGGAAAATCTACCTTGATGAATATTATTGGTTGTCTGGATAAGGTTACCTCAGGTAGATATTTATTGGAAGAAGAAGATATTAGCCAAAAGGACGATTATGGATTAGCCAAAATCAGAAATGCAAAAATTGGGTTTGTCTTCCAGTCATTTAATCTTCTAAAGAAAACTACTTCACTTGAAAATGTTTTGTTACCTCTTTGTTACTCAAATGTTCCGCGATATATGAGAAAAAAACAGGCAGAAGAGATGCTTCAAAAAGTTGGTCTGACGACAAAAGTAAAGAATCTACCATCTGAACTCTCTGGTGGTGAACAACAACGGGTAGCCATCGCTCGAGCGTTAATAAATAATCCGACAATTATCTGTGCCGATGAACCGACAGGTAATCTCGATACCACCACCAGTAAAGAAATAATGGAGATATTCGTCCAACTCAATAAAAATGGAGCAACTATTATCCTCATCACCCATGAATTAGATATTGCTGGTTACGCCAAACGAATTATTCATTTGCGGGACGGACAGATTGTAGAAGAAAAACTTTGCGACCTGTGCGATTAGACTAATTCATCGCAAAGACGCAAAGGAAAAATAAATGTAAAATGTAAAATAGGAAATGAAAAATGGGAAATTTTAGCACTTCGCAAG
Above is a genomic segment from bacterium containing:
- a CDS encoding ABC transporter ATP-binding protein, which produces MIELKNITKLYPMGKESFSALKNLSLRIEKGEFIAIMGPSGSGKSTLMNIIGCLDKVTSGRYLLEEEDISQKDDYGLAKIRNAKIGFVFQSFNLLKKTTSLENVLLPLCYSNVPRYMRKKQAEEMLQKVGLTTKVKNLPSELSGGEQQRVAIARALINNPTIICADEPTGNLDTTTSKEIMEIFVQLNKNGATIILITHELDIAGYAKRIIHLRDGQIVEEKLCDLCD